The following coding sequences lie in one Methanothermobacter sp. MT-2 genomic window:
- a CDS encoding pyruvate formate-lyase 2 activating enzyme codes for MHELLVTKIQRFSIHDGPGIRTTVFLKGCNLKCPWCCNPENIKPQMEIYFKKGDCIECFECVKRCKFLEKPEDIFRFPEHFECVEPCPTGALGIYGEKITTKKLLEILTKDIDYYNNTNGGVTFSGGEPLLQSKAVKKVIKKLKPIHIAIETSLFAPEENLKDLLKDTDLFIVDVKILNHKIAQKTLQGNLKTFYKNFQTIKKEKIDTIIRFPAVKPYTFNKENIKKLINFLQENNIHHIQILEIHKLGLEKYKSLNLKMKNFKKPAKNEIKTLKSKLNERSIKMDYLKI; via the coding sequence TTGCACGAACTCCTAGTCACAAAAATTCAAAGATTTAGCATACATGACGGCCCAGGGATAAGAACAACAGTATTCTTGAAAGGTTGCAATTTAAAATGTCCATGGTGCTGCAACCCAGAAAACATAAAACCGCAAATGGAAATCTACTTCAAAAAAGGTGACTGTATCGAATGCTTTGAATGCGTGAAAAGGTGTAAATTCCTTGAAAAACCAGAAGACATATTCAGATTCCCTGAACATTTCGAATGCGTCGAACCATGTCCTACAGGCGCTCTTGGCATTTATGGCGAAAAAATAACAACAAAAAAACTACTTGAAATTCTAACCAAAGACATTGACTATTATAACAACACCAATGGTGGTGTCACATTTTCAGGTGGCGAACCACTACTCCAATCCAAAGCAGTGAAAAAGGTAATCAAAAAACTAAAACCAATACACATAGCAATTGAAACATCACTTTTCGCACCCGAAGAAAACCTAAAGGATCTCCTAAAAGATACAGACCTATTCATCGTAGACGTTAAAATACTCAACCATAAAATAGCACAAAAGACACTCCAAGGAAACCTTAAAACATTCTATAAAAACTTCCAAACAATTAAAAAAGAAAAAATTGACACTATAATACGCTTTCCAGCAGTCAAACCCTACACATTCAACAAAGAAAACATAAAAAAGCTGATAAACTTCCTCCAAGAAAATAACATACACCACATCCAAATCCTCGAAATACATAAACTTGGACTCGAAAAATACAAAAGCCTAAACCTCAAAATGAAAAATTTCAAAAAACCCGCCAAAAATGAAATAAAAACCTTAAAAAGCAAACTAAACGAAAGATCCATAAAAATGGACTATCTAAAAATCTAG
- a CDS encoding UDP-galactopyranose mutase, with the protein MFNYIIVGAGLAGAVMAERIANILDEKVLVIERRNHIGGNCYDEIDKTGIIIHKYGPHIFHTNYKEVFKYLSHFTKWKEYQHHVLGFIDGKLVPLPFNLNTLHKLLPEALAKTLEKKLLQKYDYGKKIPILQLLKEEDDQDLKFLANYIYEKVFLNYTKKQWNLKPEEIDEKVTGRVPILFSRDDRYFQDRYQAVPQEGYTKMIQKILDHENIKIMLNTNHQEILKIKNNKILFMNKEYKGKLIFTGKIDELFNYQYGKLPYRSLNFKFETLNQKWYQPAATINYPNDYDFTRITEFKHIHPTSTKKTIILKEYPQEHIEGKNEPCYPIPTEENQKTYKKYKKLAEKHENLILLGRLAEYHYYNMDEIVKKALTTFKKEIK; encoded by the coding sequence ATGTTCAATTATATTATCGTGGGCGCCGGCCTTGCAGGCGCCGTGATGGCAGAAAGAATAGCCAACATACTAGATGAGAAAGTGCTAGTCATTGAACGCCGAAACCATATCGGAGGCAACTGTTATGATGAAATAGACAAAACAGGCATAATCATACACAAGTATGGTCCGCACATTTTCCACACAAACTACAAGGAAGTCTTCAAATACCTTTCACACTTCACCAAATGGAAAGAATACCAACACCATGTCCTAGGATTTATCGATGGGAAACTTGTACCCTTGCCATTTAACCTTAACACACTCCACAAGCTATTACCAGAAGCCCTTGCCAAAACCCTTGAAAAGAAACTACTCCAAAAATACGATTACGGAAAAAAGATACCAATACTCCAACTTCTAAAAGAGGAGGATGACCAGGACCTAAAATTCCTAGCCAATTACATCTACGAGAAAGTATTTCTTAACTATACAAAGAAGCAATGGAACTTGAAGCCAGAAGAGATAGATGAAAAGGTTACAGGGCGGGTGCCCATATTATTTTCAAGGGACGACAGGTACTTCCAAGACCGTTATCAGGCAGTGCCACAAGAAGGATACACAAAGATGATACAAAAAATCCTAGACCATGAAAACATAAAAATAATGCTAAACACAAACCACCAGGAAATACTCAAAATAAAAAACAACAAAATACTATTCATGAACAAAGAATACAAAGGCAAACTAATATTCACAGGAAAAATCGACGAACTATTCAACTACCAATATGGTAAATTACCATACCGCTCACTAAACTTCAAATTCGAAACACTAAACCAAAAATGGTACCAGCCCGCTGCGACAATAAACTATCCAAACGACTATGACTTCACAAGAATCACAGAATTCAAACACATACACCCTACAAGCACCAAAAAAACAATCATACTCAAAGAATATCCACAGGAGCATATAGAAGGAAAAAACGAACCATGCTATCCTATCCCCACAGAAGAAAACCAAAAAACCTACAAAAAATATAAAAAACTCGCAGAAAAACATGAAAACCTCATACTCCTTGGAAGACTCGCAGAATACCACTACTACAACATGGACGAAATCGTGAAAAAGGCCCTCACAACATTCAAAAAGGAGATAAAATGA
- a CDS encoding predicted glycosyltransferase, which produces MRIAAVVVTYNRKKLLIECLEALKRQTKPLNAIYIIDNASTDGTPQLLQEEGYIKDLRGGTTSIEGLHDGRLIKVVYVRMNENVGGAGGFHEGVKRAYNDGYDWLWLMDDDVEPKEDALEMLLRVGEEIKGEKSALVPARYFNGSFFNLETKRFDFKNPFRYFTYDIVTEEDLKEKYFQVSGISFEGPLIKSDAIGKIGFPDKDFFIIGDDTDYAIRLQEYGPLYMVPDAHLIKKIVTSGKPNWKTYYYIRNIIYLDRRYGENILVKYLRPFITFFKYAAYFSVKNPKIVKYILKAFRDGYSLRRGKIIRPGEF; this is translated from the coding sequence ATGAGAATAGCCGCGGTGGTCGTGACCTACAACCGCAAAAAACTACTAATCGAATGCCTAGAAGCATTAAAAAGACAAACAAAGCCCCTTAACGCCATCTACATCATTGATAATGCGTCAACAGACGGAACACCACAGCTACTACAGGAAGAAGGATACATAAAAGACCTTAGGGGTGGAACGACAAGTATAGAAGGCTTGCATGATGGTAGGCTAATAAAAGTGGTTTATGTGCGGATGAATGAGAATGTTGGTGGGGCTGGTGGTTTTCATGAGGGTGTGAAAAGAGCTTATAATGATGGCTATGACTGGTTATGGCTTATGGATGACGACGTAGAGCCAAAGGAGGATGCTCTTGAAATGCTCCTTCGTGTGGGTGAAGAAATAAAAGGGGAAAAGTCAGCTCTTGTACCGGCCAGATATTTTAATGGGTCTTTTTTTAATTTGGAGACAAAAAGGTTTGATTTTAAAAACCCATTTAGATATTTCACATATGATATTGTGACAGAAGAGGATCTTAAAGAGAAATACTTTCAAGTTTCTGGTATTTCATTTGAGGGTCCTCTTATTAAGAGTGATGCTATTGGGAAAATAGGCTTTCCCGATAAAGACTTTTTTATTATTGGGGATGATACGGATTATGCTATCCGTTTACAGGAATATGGGCCCTTATATATGGTTCCGGATGCGCACTTAATAAAGAAGATAGTTACAAGTGGAAAACCTAACTGGAAAACATATTATTATATTCGAAACATAATTTATTTAGACAGGAGGTATGGTGAAAACATCCTCGTAAAATATTTGAGACCATTCATTACATTTTTCAAGTATGCCGCTTACTTTTCTGTGAAGAATCCTAAAATTGTAAAATATATTCTAAAGGCTTTTAGGGATGGGTATAGTTTAAGAAGAGGGAAAATTATACGCCCTGGTGAGTTTTAA
- a CDS encoding predicted glycosyltransferase: MDVLVIPHVPRTISGVPGRFDFFIENLKLRNHVHVLSWNMPYPLRNIKDLKRIRERFTKKIERNVTLHHVARPLVFPPFNKDAVTSQISDIIMEYGIDVIFSESFIWDVVPPFDYVPVIYDLVDDHVASFKNVPLSKRFMSKFLRIERAIIHQIENSDHTFFVSSVLRDKYWEMSRSSSVLPNGVDVDRFKNANPDEYIEKLHLDNYDCILGYVGYFGEWSNLYKTVINLYEFLEKNNGVIIIAGSGPEIKYCKKRLGNTKRLIFMGMVEYQKIPSLMKTFDIGLLPFKKYPFTDAASPIKYFEYSAAGLKIVSSPLEELKRINFNNTIFFEDITSIGSAVEKAMNMDFDKSKLTKSIKEYDWSMLSRKIENVFKVKIKEDL; encoded by the coding sequence ATGGATGTTCTAGTAATACCACATGTGCCGCGTACAATTTCAGGAGTACCTGGTAGGTTTGACTTCTTTATTGAAAATTTAAAACTTAGGAATCATGTGCATGTTTTATCATGGAATATGCCATATCCACTTCGAAATATAAAAGATCTTAAAAGGATAAGAGAAAGGTTTACAAAGAAAATAGAAAGGAATGTAACTCTTCATCATGTAGCAAGACCATTGGTTTTCCCGCCTTTCAATAAAGATGCTGTAACTTCCCAAATAAGTGATATTATAATGGAATATGGCATCGATGTTATATTTTCGGAATCATTTATATGGGATGTTGTACCGCCTTTTGATTATGTTCCTGTAATTTATGATTTAGTTGATGATCATGTAGCCTCTTTCAAAAATGTTCCTTTATCAAAAAGGTTTATGAGCAAATTTCTCAGGATAGAGAGAGCAATTATCCATCAAATAGAAAATTCAGATCATACTTTTTTTGTTTCTTCTGTGTTAAGGGATAAATATTGGGAGATGTCAAGAAGTTCATCTGTTCTACCAAATGGTGTGGATGTGGATAGATTCAAGAATGCAAATCCGGATGAATATATCGAGAAATTGCATTTAGACAATTATGATTGTATACTTGGATATGTGGGTTATTTTGGTGAATGGTCAAACCTTTATAAAACGGTAATTAATCTTTATGAATTTTTGGAAAAGAATAATGGAGTTATCATCATAGCAGGAAGCGGGCCGGAAATTAAATATTGTAAAAAGAGACTAGGAAACACAAAAAGGTTAATCTTTATGGGAATGGTAGAATATCAGAAAATACCATCCTTGATGAAGACTTTTGATATAGGGCTTTTACCGTTCAAAAAGTATCCATTTACAGATGCTGCAAGTCCTATAAAATACTTCGAATATTCTGCAGCTGGTTTAAAGATAGTTTCATCTCCTCTTGAAGAGTTAAAAAGGATAAATTTTAATAATACGATTTTTTTTGAGGACATTACAAGTATTGGAAGTGCTGTGGAAAAAGCCATGAATATGGATTTCGATAAGTCTAAATTAACAAAATCCATAAAAGAATATGATTGGAGCATGTTGTCAAGAAAGATTGAAAATGTTTTTAAAGTTAAAATAAAAGAGGATCTTTAA
- a CDS encoding LPS biosynthesis RfbU related protein, protein MRILIVSDFFVPHYTGGGERRYFEIGKRLVKRGWEVDVICMKIKGVKEKEDIKGLKVHHIGPVITDPPKRSLLNFLHFILAAISWILSHDYDIIDAQTYAPLLPAFIASRIKRTPMIATIHDVSSTFSDQWIQSSKVAKLAEKILLKLPYDKIVTVSNATKEALVKDYRIKPERIQVIYNGVDLSLIDSIKASRLPDTLIFVGRLAPHKHVDHLLKIVKELKKEIPNIKLKIIGDGIEKNRLLKLVKDYKIQDRVTFYTNLKYADVIYHMKESSILVLPSTREGFGMVLAEANACNRPVIAYKSGGVVEVIKDGENGFLVEPLNIESLKEKIKILLSDEKSQQEFGEKGRKIVEEKFNWDKIIEEVMKTYKVLQFK, encoded by the coding sequence ATGAGGATATTGATAGTTTCCGATTTCTTCGTGCCCCATTACACTGGTGGGGGAGAAAGGCGATATTTCGAAATAGGAAAGAGACTAGTTAAGAGGGGCTGGGAAGTTGATGTAATATGCATGAAAATAAAGGGTGTCAAGGAAAAAGAGGATATAAAAGGTTTGAAAGTTCACCATATTGGCCCCGTGATAACTGATCCTCCAAAGAGGAGTTTGTTAAATTTTTTGCATTTCATATTAGCTGCTATATCTTGGATTCTAAGCCATGATTATGATATTATTGATGCTCAGACATATGCCCCGTTATTACCAGCTTTTATAGCCTCAAGGATTAAAAGAACGCCAATGATTGCAACAATCCATGATGTAAGCTCCACCTTCTCTGATCAGTGGATACAATCTTCAAAAGTAGCTAAATTGGCCGAGAAAATACTCCTAAAGCTACCCTATGATAAGATAGTTACCGTAAGTAACGCGACAAAAGAGGCCCTTGTTAAAGATTACAGGATAAAACCTGAAAGGATCCAAGTCATTTATAATGGTGTTGATTTATCCCTGATAGATTCAATAAAAGCGTCAAGACTCCCCGATACTCTGATTTTTGTAGGGAGGCTCGCACCCCACAAACATGTCGACCACCTCCTAAAGATCGTGAAAGAACTCAAAAAGGAAATCCCAAATATAAAATTAAAGATCATAGGCGATGGGATTGAAAAAAATAGGCTGCTAAAACTTGTAAAAGATTACAAGATACAAGATAGGGTAACATTTTACACGAACCTTAAATATGCTGATGTTATATATCATATGAAAGAATCTTCTATACTAGTCCTACCATCAACAAGAGAAGGGTTTGGAATGGTACTCGCAGAGGCAAACGCATGCAACCGACCCGTTATAGCCTATAAAAGTGGGGGGGTTGTAGAAGTTATAAAAGATGGTGAAAATGGTTTCTTAGTTGAACCCTTAAATATAGAATCTCTAAAAGAAAAAATAAAAATTTTACTTTCTGATGAAAAATCACAGCAAGAATTTGGAGAAAAAGGAAGAAAAATAGTCGAAGAGAAATTCAACTGGGATAAAATCATAGAAGAAGTCATGAAAACGTACAAAGTCCTGCAATTCAAATAA
- a CDS encoding tRNA-guanine(15) transglycosylase — MFEIKSKDNLARTGIFTIGSYKVKTPALMPVIHPGKTIIDVKSFGAEIVITNAYIIYKNDKLRHLALRGGVHKLIGFDGPVVTDSGSFQLAEYGDIDISNKEIVEFQEEIGADIGTSLDIPTPPYASHKKAEEDLKITLERAKEALSLRKDMMLNSVVQGSTYPDLRRKCARELSRMDFDVHPIGAVVPLLESYDYKSLVEVVMASVECLPPSRPRHLMGAGHPMLFALAVSMGCDLFDSAAYMLYANDDRLLAPSGTYKLENLTEMPCSCNVCVDYTPQELRGMSRDDRRNLIAAHNLYVSFAEIRRVRQAIIEGNLMELVDQRCRAHPRLLEGYRRLLDYQRLIERYDPVSKRSAFFYTGSESLRRVEVYRHHKRLNRIPKRNGLVLLSVPGKPYSRHVPVDLGKFFSPAPVEVDEWQFMVVDVPFGVIPLELDEFYPFAQNESPSILDGESKSFIRSIIKRLEGEYESLMVCEEVNEKFNLGFKFRVIPPSIEISDRDRLAAVADYQFGVGAGEALFNGDLRIVRSGKTGRIRYVYVDDELIASIRTSDGFIIPSWKGASLLHSKLDYPKCRVVVDRESEPFAREGKNIFAKFVIECDKNIRANDEVLVVNEADELLATGKSLLCSEEIMDFSYGQAIKTRRGEK, encoded by the coding sequence TTGTTCGAGATAAAAAGCAAGGACAACCTTGCAAGAACAGGAATATTCACCATAGGAAGTTATAAGGTTAAAACGCCGGCGCTCATGCCAGTAATACATCCTGGGAAGACCATAATTGATGTTAAGTCCTTCGGCGCCGAGATAGTGATAACAAACGCCTACATAATCTACAAAAACGATAAATTAAGACATCTAGCTCTTAGAGGAGGCGTTCATAAGCTTATAGGCTTCGATGGTCCTGTTGTAACAGATTCTGGTTCCTTCCAATTGGCAGAGTATGGTGACATTGATATAAGTAACAAGGAGATTGTTGAGTTTCAGGAGGAGATTGGAGCCGATATTGGAACATCACTTGACATACCAACACCACCATATGCCTCCCATAAAAAGGCAGAAGAAGACCTCAAAATAACATTGGAAAGGGCCAAAGAAGCATTATCCCTTCGAAAGGATATGATGCTAAATTCTGTTGTCCAAGGCTCCACTTACCCCGATCTTAGGAGAAAGTGTGCGAGGGAACTTTCAAGGATGGATTTTGATGTTCATCCCATTGGAGCGGTTGTACCCCTCCTAGAATCCTATGATTATAAGAGTCTTGTCGAAGTTGTTATGGCCTCTGTAGAGTGTCTTCCACCTTCTAGGCCTCGGCATCTTATGGGTGCTGGGCATCCTATGCTTTTTGCACTTGCAGTTTCCATGGGCTGCGACTTATTCGATTCTGCAGCTTACATGTTATATGCTAATGATGATAGGTTATTGGCTCCGTCAGGGACATACAAGTTGGAAAATCTCACTGAGATGCCATGCTCATGTAATGTATGTGTTGATTACACGCCACAAGAATTGAGGGGGATGAGTAGGGATGATAGAAGAAATCTTATAGCGGCTCATAACCTTTATGTGAGTTTTGCCGAGATTAGGAGGGTGAGGCAGGCTATAATTGAGGGTAATCTGATGGAGCTTGTTGATCAGAGGTGTAGGGCGCATCCTCGACTGTTAGAAGGGTACCGTAGGCTGCTTGATTATCAAAGGTTGATTGAAAGGTATGATCCTGTATCTAAGAGGTCTGCATTTTTTTATACCGGTTCTGAGTCTCTTAGGAGGGTTGAGGTTTACCGTCATCATAAAAGGTTGAATCGAATCCCTAAAAGGAATGGTCTTGTGCTTTTATCAGTTCCAGGTAAGCCTTATTCGAGGCATGTCCCAGTTGATCTTGGCAAGTTTTTTTCTCCAGCTCCGGTTGAGGTTGATGAGTGGCAGTTCATGGTAGTTGATGTCCCATTTGGTGTTATACCATTGGAATTGGATGAATTTTATCCCTTTGCACAAAATGAGTCCCCTTCTATATTGGATGGTGAATCAAAGAGTTTCATCCGTTCAATCATAAAAAGACTTGAAGGGGAATATGAAAGTTTAATGGTCTGTGAGGAAGTTAATGAAAAGTTTAATCTTGGGTTTAAATTTAGGGTTATTCCACCTTCCATTGAAATCTCTGATAGGGATCGTCTTGCTGCTGTTGCAGATTATCAGTTTGGTGTGGGTGCTGGTGAAGCACTCTTTAATGGGGATCTGAGGATAGTGAGGAGTGGGAAGACTGGTAGGATACGTTATGTTTATGTGGATGATGAGCTTATTGCGAGTATAAGGACGTCTGATGGTTTTATAATCCCATCATGGAAGGGGGCGTCCCTTTTACATTCCAAGCTAGATTATCCTAAATGTAGAGTTGTTGTTGATAGGGAATCCGAGCCCTTTGCTAGGGAGGGGAAAAATATATTTGCAAAGTTTGTTATAGAATGTGATAAAAATATACGTGCTAATGATGAGGTTTTAGTGGTTAATGAAGCTGATGAATTGTTAGCCACTGGCAAATCTCTACTCTGTAGTGAAGAGATCATGGATTTTAGTTATGGCCAGGCTATAAAGACTAGGAGAGGAGAAAAATGA
- a CDS encoding nascent polypeptide-associated complex protein, with protein sequence MIPGMGMNPKQLKQMQRAMKQMGMEMKDLKGVKEVLIKLKDKDIIIKNPKVSIMDFMGQRTYQVTGKVKEKVKEPEIPEEDIELVMSQTGATRKEAEDALKETEGDLAEAILRLS encoded by the coding sequence ATGATACCAGGTATGGGAATGAATCCTAAACAGTTGAAACAGATGCAAAGGGCTATGAAACAGATGGGAATGGAGATGAAGGACCTTAAGGGCGTTAAAGAGGTTTTAATAAAGTTAAAGGACAAGGATATCATTATAAAGAATCCTAAGGTTAGTATCATGGATTTCATGGGCCAGAGAACTTATCAGGTGACTGGTAAAGTTAAAGAGAAGGTTAAGGAACCTGAGATTCCCGAGGAGGATATAGAACTTGTGATGAGTCAGACAGGGGCCACTAGGAAAGAGGCTGAGGATGCTTTAAAGGAGACTGAGGGTGATCTTGCAGAGGCTATCTTGAGGTTAAGTTAA
- a CDS encoding phosphohydrolase has translation MVLIAHISDLHVGARNFKEDILLEAIRQINEMEPDVVVATGDLTDNGYYLEFLQVASYLNNIESPLLLVPGNHDARHVGNETFEEVLKEKRSILTIDDKLQVIGLDSSEPDLDYGKVGRSQQLWMENKLKDASKDDLYKVIALHHHIIPVPKTGRERNVLADAGDVLYSIVKGGANLVICGHKHVPHLWRVEDIFFVTAGTVSSLKLRGKDINSYNTYYIEDDRIEIRLNQVQRKSYLMGSYKL, from the coding sequence ATGGTGCTCATCGCCCATATCTCAGATCTTCATGTAGGTGCAAGAAACTTTAAAGAGGATATACTCCTAGAGGCTATAAGGCAGATAAATGAGATGGAACCTGATGTAGTGGTTGCCACGGGCGATTTAACAGATAATGGCTACTATCTGGAATTTTTGCAAGTGGCAAGTTATCTTAATAATATAGAAAGTCCACTATTGCTTGTCCCTGGCAACCATGATGCAAGACACGTGGGTAATGAAACCTTCGAGGAGGTTCTGAAGGAAAAAAGGAGCATTCTAACAATTGATGACAAGCTACAGGTAATAGGCTTGGATAGTAGTGAACCAGACCTAGATTATGGTAAGGTTGGGAGGTCGCAACAGTTATGGATGGAGAATAAACTTAAAGATGCTTCTAAGGATGATTTGTATAAGGTTATAGCCTTACATCATCATATTATACCAGTGCCTAAGACTGGACGTGAAAGGAATGTTCTAGCTGATGCGGGTGACGTTTTATACTCTATTGTTAAGGGCGGGGCTAACCTTGTCATATGTGGTCATAAGCATGTTCCGCATCTTTGGAGGGTTGAGGACATATTTTTTGTAACAGCTGGCACAGTATCATCACTTAAACTTCGAGGTAAAGATATTAATTCATATAATACATATTATATTGAGGATGATAGGATAGAGATAAGATTGAACCAAGTGCAAAGGAAAAGTTACCTGATGGGATCCTACAAACTTTAA
- a CDS encoding arginine biosynthesis bifunctional protein ArgJ has translation MKIIEGGVCAIDNILAGGHKKGKYGLGIIYTGKSTAATVFTSNKIKAEPLKLTMKNLEDGRISAIIANSGNANCFTGPKGMEDAQRMAKLAADGLSIPENGVAVASTGVIGRKMPMNIIETLTQKVLKNLENSPRGSRKFAEAIMTTDTFPKEFAVEFELDDGNTARIGGVAKGSGMIAPNMATMLSFITTDVKASPSQLKEALKKAVDESFNMLIIDGDESTNDMVILAATGKSGKIDDNFQEALNLVCRELAKMIAKDGEGATKYMEVEVLNAKSKKDARKAAKTVASSPLVKTALFGADPNWGRIIAAIGYSGAMIKEENVSIILESENRNIELIKEGKIIASENSKELKIAADIMREDEIKIIIDLGIGKEKAKAYGCDLTYDYVKINAEYTT, from the coding sequence ATGAAGATAATAGAGGGTGGAGTATGCGCCATAGACAACATACTCGCCGGAGGCCATAAAAAAGGAAAATATGGCCTTGGCATAATATATACTGGTAAAAGCACTGCAGCAACCGTCTTCACATCTAACAAGATAAAAGCAGAACCACTAAAATTAACCATGAAAAACTTAGAAGATGGAAGAATATCAGCCATAATAGCCAACAGCGGAAATGCAAATTGCTTCACAGGCCCCAAGGGCATGGAAGATGCCCAGAGAATGGCGAAACTCGCAGCAGATGGCCTTTCAATCCCTGAAAATGGGGTGGCTGTGGCATCCACAGGTGTCATAGGAAGAAAAATGCCCATGAACATAATAGAAACCCTCACCCAAAAAGTTCTAAAAAACCTTGAAAATTCACCCAGAGGATCCAGAAAATTCGCAGAGGCTATAATGACCACAGACACATTCCCCAAAGAATTCGCAGTCGAATTCGAACTTGATGATGGTAACACGGCCAGAATAGGTGGTGTTGCCAAAGGTTCAGGTATGATAGCCCCTAACATGGCCACCATGCTATCCTTTATAACCACAGACGTGAAAGCATCACCATCCCAATTAAAAGAAGCCCTCAAAAAGGCCGTGGATGAAAGCTTCAACATGCTAATCATTGATGGAGATGAAAGCACCAATGACATGGTTATATTAGCAGCAACAGGAAAATCTGGGAAAATAGATGACAATTTCCAGGAAGCATTAAATCTTGTATGCAGGGAACTTGCCAAGATGATAGCAAAGGATGGTGAAGGAGCAACAAAATACATGGAAGTGGAGGTTCTAAACGCCAAATCCAAAAAAGACGCCAGAAAAGCAGCTAAGACAGTTGCAAGCTCCCCACTCGTTAAAACAGCACTATTCGGAGCAGACCCCAACTGGGGGCGGATCATAGCAGCAATAGGATACTCAGGGGCCATGATAAAAGAAGAAAATGTGTCTATCATCCTAGAAAGTGAAAATAGAAACATTGAACTTATAAAAGAAGGAAAGATCATAGCATCAGAAAACAGCAAAGAACTTAAAATAGCCGCAGATATTATGAGAGAAGATGAGATAAAAATCATAATAGACCTAGGAATAGGCAAAGAAAAAGCAAAAGCCTATGGCTGCGACCTAACATATGATTATGTGAAAATAAATGCAGAATACACAACATAG
- a CDS encoding acetylglutamate kinase: protein MKTVKILVEALPYIKRFHGKKILIKYGGHAMIQEEAMDSTARDTVLLKYVGMEPIVVHGGGPEISRAMNKMGKEPKFIEGLRVTDEETMEIVKMVLVGKINTSIVSKICFHGGKGIGLSGKDSQLLLAKKKAPHIIKDEKTGEELEIDLGLVGEIESVNPEILEMLTSNGYIPIISPIGIDKNAETLNLNADTVAGEVAANVGAEKLILLTDVPGILEDPNDPDTLIEKINISELDDLIKEGIIKGGMLPKALTCIQAIRDGVSSAHIIDGRIEHSLLLEIFTKKGIGTMITK, encoded by the coding sequence ATGAAAACAGTTAAAATCCTTGTCGAAGCTTTACCATATATTAAACGATTCCATGGCAAAAAGATCCTGATAAAATATGGTGGACATGCCATGATACAAGAAGAAGCCATGGATTCCACAGCAAGAGACACCGTACTCCTAAAATATGTGGGAATGGAACCAATCGTAGTCCATGGTGGAGGACCGGAAATATCCCGAGCAATGAACAAAATGGGGAAAGAACCAAAATTCATCGAAGGTTTAAGAGTTACAGACGAGGAGACAATGGAAATAGTTAAAATGGTCCTCGTAGGTAAAATAAACACGAGCATAGTATCAAAGATATGCTTCCATGGAGGTAAAGGCATAGGATTATCAGGAAAAGACAGCCAACTCTTACTCGCCAAGAAAAAAGCACCCCATATAATCAAGGATGAAAAAACTGGAGAAGAACTCGAAATAGACCTTGGACTAGTTGGTGAGATAGAATCTGTAAACCCCGAAATATTGGAGATGCTGACAAGCAATGGTTACATTCCCATAATATCACCCATAGGAATTGATAAGAATGCTGAAACCTTAAATCTGAATGCTGATACCGTTGCCGGTGAAGTAGCTGCAAATGTTGGTGCAGAAAAACTCATATTACTCACAGATGTTCCAGGTATCCTAGAGGATCCGAACGACCCAGATACTCTCATAGAAAAAATTAACATAAGCGAATTGGATGATCTCATCAAAGAAGGTATCATAAAAGGTGGCATGCTCCCAAAGGCCCTTACATGTATCCAGGCGATAAGAGATGGGGTTTCATCAGCACACATCATCGATGGACGGATTGAACACTCCCTACTCCTAGAAATATTCACAAAGAAGGGCATAGGAACCATGATAACAAAATAA